The nucleotide window TCGTCTCGGCCGCCCTGTACGCCCAGGCGACGCCCTTCGAGCGGCGGGCGGCGCACGCCGCCCTGTCCACGGCGGCCTCCGAGCCGATCGAGCGGGCCCGGCACCTCGCGCTGGCCACCACCGGCACCGACGAACAGGTCGCCGCGCGGCTCTCCGAGGCGGCGGCCCTGGCCCGGGACCGCGGCGCGCCCTCGGTGGCGGCCCGGCTCGGGCTGCTCGCCGCCCGGCACACCCCGGCGGACGGCCGGCCCGGCGCGGACGAACGGCGGCTGCGGTCCGCCGAGGACGCGCTGACCTCCGGCGAGATCGACCTGGCCCGCGAGGTGGCCCGTGACGTCCTGGAGCGGGCGACGGACCCGGCCGTCCGGGTACGGGCCTGGATGGTCGTCATCGACTCGGCCGGGCAGGCGATGGCCGACGTCGAGTCCGTGTTCCCGCAGGCCCTCGCGGACGCGGGCGACGACCCGCGGCTGCTCGCGCTGGTCCGCTACCAGCTGGCGTGGCGGGCGCTCCTCCTGGAGGGCGAGATGGGCAAGGGCCGCGCGGAGGCCGCGCACGCGGCACGGCTCGCCGCCACCGCGGGCGACCGGAGCACCGAGCTGCTGGCCCTGTCCTTCCAGGCCCAGATGGAGACCCTGATGGGGCACCCCGCGGCCCCGGTGACGCTCGAGAAGGCCCTCGCGGAACCGCAGGACCTGCGGGTGGCCGTCGACCACAACGGCGCCGGGGCCACCCGTTTCCGCTGGCTGATCATGAGCGACCAGCTGACCGAGGCACGGGCCGCGATCACCCGGCTGCTGGGTGAGGTGCGGCGGCGCGGCATCGTCGAGAGCGAGGTGCACTTCCTGCGCGGGCTAGCCGAGACCGAACTGCGTTCCGGGCACTGCGGGCGGGCGCTCGACCTCGCCCACGAGAGTCTGCGGCTGGCCCGGGACACCGGGATCGGCGAGGCCGCGGGCAACATGTTCACCTCGCTCGCCGAGGCCGCCGGCGGCGATGTGCACCGGGCGCTCGTGCTGGCCCGCGACGCGGTGCGCCGCGCCGAGGAGGACGGCGACCTGGTCTACCTCTCGCGGGCCCTGGGCGCGCTCGGGCACGCCCAGCTGGTGGCCGGGGACGCCGCCGGTACGGTCCACTCCCTGCGCAGGGCGCGGGAGTCGGAGCAGCGGCTCGGCATCTTCGACCCGGCGCGCGGCCGCTGGCACGGCGACCTCGCCGAGGCCCTGGTCCTGGTCGGCGAGCCGGCGGAGGCGCAGGACGTCATCACGGCCACGCGCGAGCACGCGGTCCGGCTGCGGCGGGCGAGCGTCCTGGCCGTACTGGACCGGGCCGAGGCGCTGGTGAAGGCCGCGACCGGCGAACACGAGGCCGCGGTACGGCAGTTGCTGTCGGCGCAGGACCGGCTGGCGCAGCTCGGCTACGGGCTCGAGGAGGCGCGGGCCGCGTTCGCGCTGGCACGGCTGCGGGCGGAGCAGTCCGGCCACGGCGCGTACGACGAGGCGGCGCGGCTGTTCCGCCGCTGCAAGGCGATGCCGTGGCTGCGGCAGCTGGACGCGGTCGCCGCGGCCGCCGCCGTCCCCGGCTCCCCGCCGGTCCCCGCCCCGGCGGCCCCGGAGTCGATGCTCCCCCACCTGGACCGGCTGGCCTCGACGGAACGTCAGGTGGCGGCGCTGGTCCTGGAGGGTGCCACGAACCGCGAGATCGCCGGCCGCCTGTTCATCAGCGTCAAGACGGTCGAGGCGACCTTGACCCGCGTCTACCGAAAGCTGGGGATCCGCTCACGGGTGGACATAGTCCGCCTGGCAGCAGCCCAGCACAGAGCCAACTGACCGAGCCGCACAGGCAGTTGCCAGGCCCGCGGGGAACGGCGCGACAAGCCCCCACCGGTGACCGAGGGTTATCCCTCGGTCACCACGGCAGGGAGTTCCCTCATTGGACCCGCCCCGCCCTCCTCCTACCGTTGGACCCGCCCCGCAGGCTGTCGCACCCCCCACGCCCCCCACCGGCACCCCTGAGGAGATCCATGTCCGGGTTCACCCTTGCCAAGAAGGCCGCCGCCCTCACCGCCACGGTCGCCGCCGCCGCGACGACCTGTCTCCTCGGCGCGACCACCGCGAGCGCCGCCCCCCAGCCCATCGTCGGCGGCTCGACGACCACGGCCGCCGCGTACCCGTACGTCATGCAGATCACCACCGCCTCGCAGAGCCAGTTCTGCGGCGGCACCCTGGTCTCGCCCACCAAGGTCGTCACCGCGGCCCACTGCATGGTCGGCGAGACGCCGAGCGGCATCC belongs to Streptomyces sp. V3I8 and includes:
- a CDS encoding AAA family ATPase; this translates as MRRDFEEPVRPRSEQVSRQVGRPDTGRVIGREELLGRARDQLSRGGSLLLHGPPGIGKSTVLRAITTEYAESARTVLRCSATESESHLPFLALVDLLGLVADEVADTLPAPQQAALEAALTGRAESSLHQDGLALRLAVLSVLRALAARGPVLLVADDLQWLDAPSAELLGFAARRLGGMPVRMLGAVRTGTEPKEQEHDLYLRAYPPETLALRLAPLSRPQVSELLVSRGYPDLSRSTLRDIHHTSGGNPLFALELGRALAESPTPPRPGEPLPVPTSLRALVLSRLELLSAEARQTLLVASAGARPAQALLEAAGRTDAEAEIALAASLGLVTAQGQDGRGPDGQEGAVRFAHPLVSAALYAQATPFERRAAHAALSTAASEPIERARHLALATTGTDEQVAARLSEAAALARDRGAPSVAARLGLLAARHTPADGRPGADERRLRSAEDALTSGEIDLAREVARDVLERATDPAVRVRAWMVVIDSAGQAMADVESVFPQALADAGDDPRLLALVRYQLAWRALLLEGEMGKGRAEAAHAARLAATAGDRSTELLALSFQAQMETLMGHPAAPVTLEKALAEPQDLRVAVDHNGAGATRFRWLIMSDQLTEARAAITRLLGEVRRRGIVESEVHFLRGLAETELRSGHCGRALDLAHESLRLARDTGIGEAAGNMFTSLAEAAGGDVHRALVLARDAVRRAEEDGDLVYLSRALGALGHAQLVAGDAAGTVHSLRRARESEQRLGIFDPARGRWHGDLAEALVLVGEPAEAQDVITATREHAVRLRRASVLAVLDRAEALVKAATGEHEAAVRQLLSAQDRLAQLGYGLEEARAAFALARLRAEQSGHGAYDEAARLFRRCKAMPWLRQLDAVAAAAAVPGSPPVPAPAAPESMLPHLDRLASTERQVAALVLEGATNREIAGRLFISVKTVEATLTRVYRKLGIRSRVDIVRLAAAQHRAN